In the Deltaproteobacteria bacterium genome, one interval contains:
- a CDS encoding heme-copper oxidase subunit III has product MHNVTTMGINSPPYRRTTTPANGVVGMLLFVVTEIMFFAGLISAFIVTRAGVVWPPPDQPRLPVEATAINTLILLASGFALRRAHAAFVNFDLDQTRKLLALAIGLGALFVTFQGYEWIRLISFGLTMRSSTYGSFFYLLIGAHALHAVAAIIALIYCWRQLTRSELSRVRFSAVQVFWYFVVLLWPILYVLVYVL; this is encoded by the coding sequence ATGCACAATGTAACCACGATGGGAATTAACTCACCGCCGTATCGGCGAACCACTACTCCTGCCAACGGTGTCGTGGGAATGCTGTTGTTCGTGGTGACGGAAATCATGTTTTTTGCCGGTCTGATCAGTGCGTTTATTGTGACGCGGGCTGGGGTTGTCTGGCCCCCGCCTGATCAACCACGCCTTCCAGTGGAGGCGACGGCGATCAATACGCTCATCCTCTTGGCGAGCGGCTTCGCGTTACGCAGAGCGCATGCGGCGTTTGTCAACTTTGATCTCGATCAGACGCGAAAGCTTTTGGCTTTGGCTATCGGCCTGGGAGCACTCTTTGTCACGTTCCAAGGATACGAATGGATTCGCTTGATTAGCTTTGGCTTGACGATGCGCTCAAGCACGTACGGTTCGTTCTTCTATCTGCTTATTGGTGCCCATGCGCTCCATGCGGTGGCGGCGATCATTGCGTTGATCTACTGCTGGAGGCAGCTCACGCGGAGCGAACTAAGTCGGGTGCGCTTTTCCGCGGTGCAGGTATTCTGGTATTTCGTCGTTTTACTGTGGCCGATTCTCTATGTGCTGGTGTATGTGCTGTAG